Genomic DNA from Vanrija pseudolonga chromosome 3, complete sequence:
GAGCGTGCATGTCGACCAGacgcccgcggccgccgaggcccgcgTGAGGCGGCACGCGCCCCCCGAGGATGTggacgagctcctcaagcACCGGTTCCAGCTGATCAATGTCTGGCGCccgctcgagcacgccgcgtcTGATTTCCCACTGGGTGTCATCGACTGGCGCTCCGCCAACGtccgcgacctcgagccTGTCGACCTGCTGTACcccaagcgcaaggagggccaggacaacgacgacaggGGCAAGGAGGTGCTCCCGGACGAGGCGTCGCTCAAGTCGACTGACGGCTACGAGGTCCGCGGCGAGACGTACTCTGTCAAGCCGGTCGACGGCCACAAGTTCTACTACGTCAAGGACATGACGCCCGACGAGGTCATGTTCATCAAGTGCTTTGACAGCCTGAGTGAGGAGCGTCCcggcggcgagaagggcCTCGCGGGCTTCACGCCACACACGGCCTTCATCGACCCCAACACGCCCAAGGACGCCAAACCGCGCCAGAGCATCGAGGTCAGGACTCTCGTGTTCTACGAGAACGACGACTGAGCGGGAAGCTTGCTTGCCATATGTAACTAGATAAATGCGTGCAATGTATCCTTAACTCAAAGGTGTGGGGTGGAAGTTACTACTGACTAGGCTGTACTAACCCCACTAACCCCTATGACTCagtcctcggcctcgggtATACGAGTATGTCGGAGCAGTGTACGCTGGAAAGTGGGTCTTGGGCTGGGCATGGGTGTGGGCTACTGGAGGACGAGCAGGGGACGGGATACGCGCTGGCACCTCCTTGGGGGGGTAAGTGTGGCCTGGTGCGTGTGCCAGCGACTGTgcccccgcctgcgcctgtgCTTGTGATCGGATGGTTGCGACCGAGCTGCCACCGCTGCTGTGTACCCGCTGGTGCCCGTGTCCGATGGAGCGGCGtgtgccgctcgccgagcgctgATGTGGCACCTGGCTGGTCGGCTTGACGTgtggcagcgacggcggctgcgcAGCAACCTCTGGGCGCGTGGGGCTCGAGTTTCGGCGGGTCCCCCGGCTTGGAGAGGGGGAGCGGTCGCGCAGGCGGGAGATTGTCGGCGCGGGAGACGGGGGGACGGCGAGcaaagacgacgaggacggcgtgcgccgatacccgcccggcgcgagggaggacggcggcgtgcgcttCATGAGCGGCGCGACCtccaccagcggcggcatcgAGTCCGGgaccaggtcgacgaggagccgcTCGTCGATCCGCCGGAGATACGGGCTCCCGCTCAGCTCGCGCGTGTACCGGTTCATCCCCTCCATCAGGTTGAAGTGGAAGCGGATACGGATGAGCGGGATGAGGAAgcgccgcccgag
This window encodes:
- the aclN_1 gene encoding Aspirochlorine biosynthesis protein N; translated protein: MTVTAAPQPSTHAAFRYLDPTTIKPGVKPWAKVDTGEATSYERIWIDRPVYNAREDADEFRDVDKTGFAFHTSPSAVDQSAVLADKDDTVLAKYYPEIERALRANLKTGSRVTRIIPFDHTIRIHDPAAARQPVQSVHVDQTPAAAEARVRRHAPPEDVDELLKHRFQLINVWRPLEHAASDFPLGVIDWRSANVRDLEPVDLLYPKRKEGQDNDDRGKEVLPDEASLKSTDGYEVRGETYSVKPVDGHKFYYVKDMTPDEVMFIKCFDSLSEERPGGEKGLAGFTPHTAFIDPNTPKDAKPRQSIEVRTLVFYENDD